The Salvia miltiorrhiza cultivar Shanhuang (shh) chromosome 1, IMPLAD_Smil_shh, whole genome shotgun sequence genome has a window encoding:
- the LOC131004449 gene encoding protein WHAT'S THIS FACTOR 1 homolog, chloroplastic, whose protein sequence is MSKPPLNPRYRLFFTNDCINQQCSSLSHLQRRWMTSSKRVQDRSRFKRVHDLEIAAEKHKVMSKILHLFEILKGEPENIVPLRSLDKHRKQINLPKPNKFSDFLRKAPKVFEMYKDSRGIIWCGMTPKAEELVREEEEIIEKNGAQAAEYVTRMLMMAADKRLRLDKVAHFRRDLGFPMDFRKNWVHNYPENFKVVQPFKPFDDTEYLELVSWNPKWAITELEKTVLGVIEGQDCSNHVPGLLALPFPLKFPVTYKKLYRDGGKIAHFQKREYLSPYADGTGLQAGSLEFDKRAVAIMHELLSFSIEKRLVTDYFTHFRREFNMPQKLMRLLLKHCGIFYVSDRGRRFSAFLNEAYDRSELIQKHPLVVWREKVLSQVGFRGKKKRIETSADISDLDDKALVGSDSEDDDHMELQLGPDETMHSLEDASNVDGSEMDVEGVRGEYND, encoded by the coding sequence ATGTCCAAGCCTCCACTGAATCCCAGGTACAGGCTCTTCTTCACGAACGACTGCATAAATCAGCAGTGCAGCTCACTCTCCCACCTCCAACGCCGATGGATGACTTCCAGCAAGAGGGTCCAGGACCGCAGCAGGTTCAAGCGAGTTCACGACCTCGAAATCGCGGCGGAAAAGCACAAGGTAATGTCCAAGATCCTGCATTTGTTCGAGATCCTCAAAGGGGAGCCCGAAAACATCGTACCCTTAAGAAGTCTCGACAAGCATCGCAAGCAGATCAATCTCCCCAAACCCAACAAATTCTCGGATTTCCTCCGGAAAGCCCCGAAGGTGTTCGAGATGTACAAAGACAGCAGGGGCATAATTTGGTGTGGGATGACGCCGAAAGCCGAGGAGCTGGTGAGAGAGGAAGAGGAAATCATCGAGAAAAATGGAGCTCAAGCCGCCGAGTATGTGACTAGGATGTTGATGATGGCGGCGGATAAGCGGCTGCGCCTCGACAAGGTCGCGCATTTTAGGCGGGATTTAGGGTTTCCGATGGATTTTAGGAAAAATTGGGTCCATAACTATCCCGAGAATTTCAAGGTCGTTCAGCCATTTAAGCCTTTTGATGACACTGAATATTTGGAGCTCGTGTCTTGGAACCCTAAATGGGCGATCACCGAGCTGGAGAAGACGGTTTTAGGCGTAATTGAAGGGCAGGATTGTAGTAATCATGTCCCCGGATTGCTAGCGTTGCCTTTTCCATTGAAATTTCCTGTTACTTACAAGAAACTATATCGCGATGGCGGGAAAATTGCGCATTTTCAGAAAAGGGAGTATTTATCCCCTTATGCAGATGGTACTGGTTTGCAAGCAGGGTCTCTCGAGTTTGATAAGAGGGCGGTGGCGATTATGCACGAGTTGCTTAGCTTTAGCATTGAGAAAAGATTAGTAACTGATTATTTCACACATTTTAGGAGGGAGTTCAACATGCCGCAGAAGTTGATGAGGCTTCTGCTGAAGCATTGTGGGATCTTTTATGTTTCTGATAGGGGAAGGAGGTTTAGTGCCTTCTTAAATGAGGCCTATGACCGCTCAGAGTTGATTCAGAAACATCCGTTGGTTGTTTGGAGAGAGAAGGTTTTGAGTCAAGTTGGTTTTAgagggaagaagaagagaattgAAACTTCTGCAGATATCTCGGACTTGGATGACAAGGCTTTGGTTGGGAGTGATTCCGAAGATGATGACCACATGGAGCTGCAGCTTGGCCCCGATGAGACGATGCATTCTTTGGAGGATGCTTCCAATGTGGATGGATCCGAAATGGATGTTGAGGGGGTTCGCGGCGAATACAATGATTGA
- the LOC131004478 gene encoding probable receptor-like serine/threonine-protein kinase At5g57670, producing the protein MRYIRTASLKRLFSLKRHAFDEEHLPEFNAHQKAVQPSENFQKPTWKCYSYDEISAATNAFSADNMVGKGGFAEVYRGVLGNGQAIAVKRLTKAENDERKEKEFLTEIGTLGHVSHPNVTSLLGCCIDNGLYLIFQFSSKGSVASLLHDEQLPTLDWKTRYKIALGTAKGIHYLHKNCPRRIIHRDIKSSNILLAADFEAQISDFGLAKWLPSQWSHHSIAPIEGTFGHLAPEYFMHGVVDEKTDVFAFGVFLLELVSGKRPVDSSHQSLHSWAKPILTRGDLKEVIDPRLGDDYNVVQLNRLAFAASLCIRASPIWRPTMSEVVEVILSEEEIDTDKWKILEEEEDQEEFWGFEDLECECEYECDTSSSSNSQHDDSISTGSSYNKRNEC; encoded by the exons ATGAGATACATTCGGACAGCCAGCTTGAAGAGGCTCTTCTCCCTCAAACGCCACGCCTTTGATGAAGAACACCTCCCCGAATTCAACGCTCACCAAAAAGCCGTCCAGCCGTCGGAGAATTTCCAGAAACCCACCTGGAAATGCTACTCCTACGACGAAATCTCCGCCGCCACCAACGCTTTCTCCGCAG ATAATATGGTGGGGAAAGGAGGGTTTGCGGAGGTTTACAGAGGGGTGCTCGGGAACGGGCAGGCGATTGCGGTGAAACGGCTGACCAAGGCGGAAAACGACGAGAGGAAAGAGAAGGAATTCTTGACGGAAATTGGAACCTTAGGACACGTTTCCCATCCAAATGTCACGTCGCTGCTTGGCTGCTGTATTGACAATGGCCTTTACCTCATTTTCCAGTTCTCATCCAAAGGCTCTGTTGCTTCTCTTCTTCATG atGAGCAATTGCCTACATTGGACTGGAAGACAAGGTACAAAATTGCGCTGGGAACTGCAAAAGGGATACATTATTTGCACAAGAACTGCCCTAGAAGAATAATTCACAGGGACATTAAGTCTTCCAATATTTTACTAGCTGCAGATTTTGAGGCCCAG ATATCAGATTTTGGTCTAGCAAAATGGCTTCCATCACAATGGAGCCATCATTCCATTGCTCCAATAGAAGGAACATTTGG GCATTTAGCACCGGAGTATTTCATGCACGGCGTCGTAGACGAGAAGACAGATGTGTTTGCATTTGGTGTGTTCTTGCTAGAGCTTGTCTCTGGCAAGAGACCTGTTGATAGCTCCCATCAAAGCTTGCATAGCTGG GCCAAGCCTATACTGACCCGAGGAGACTTGAAAGAGGTCATTGATCCGAGGCTCGGAGATGACTACAATGTCGTCCAGCTCAACAGGCTCGCCTTTGCAGCCTCTCTCTGCATACGCGCCTCTCCAATATGGCGCCCCACCATGAGTGAG GTGGTGGAGGTGATCTTATCGGAGGAAGAAATCGACACGGATAAATGGAAGATTCTGGAGGAAGAGGAAGATCAGGAGGAGTTCTGGGGGTTCGAGGATCTCGAGTGTGAATGTGAATATGAATGCGACACTTCCTCGTCTTCAAACTCTCAACACGATGACTCCATCTCAACGGGGAGTTCGTACAACAAGAGAAACGAGTGCTAG
- the LOC131011429 gene encoding uncharacterized protein LOC131011429, which yields MISGIQNIEIDDDVLFMVNERSSVSSEERKHVDGAGQLRFNEAMSFQAIVIRHSGQWKLTEYEGGDEVVVYMSKEDLCHAKLMQEVHDQLNEDGRSTYMLFYTSTTDEGRKIKVALKTDSDLNRLISEHKKYLVVYVIEKGKQSAAPVPQTQERVYYEGHRSTVFPIETDIGRSIPTHDDSRDDSSSQEEEDESESSDEEEEAIRRREILDSVSTEQEAWRQTGPQNFTSDDQPDVEPFVGVQQLEARDWGIPVLDFDDAPALGWEDSNVLESGILSVGALFRSKDDLAIAVGLYHMENHVEYAVHRSSTTRLWFVCKNGNGCPFMLRAVQSASIWRVIKVVMDHTCHTDLNRTAPRQIPARVVGRYFARKLVGEGVVLKPNEMMSEMQRLFGIEINYSFALRARNIAIEMTYGDFGNSYQMLPSYLYMLRMSNTGTLYDLEMKDDGKFHHMFVSLGQSVAAFEKGYLRPVIVVDGTNLKGRNGGILFVAVTKDGNEAIFPLAVGLGPIENDESWTWFFHRLRTCFGQPDDLLIVSDQHKSIRNAVECVYPNVLHGLCYYHIQKNLAHYGQHVAAVFKAAAYSYRSDDFQRNFSALQVLKVNAHTRLDTIGVERWARSKCPVRRTSFMTSNAAETMNSRLLWARRLPVASLIETYRAIMEKWFDRRRISAASRSHELTEVVEGKLHVAVEAGRQLAVRGTTTHMFSVEDDHAFYIVDLENRTCSCAQFDLDDIPCRHACAAIRRAGLQVTDFVGGYFKQSVLLATYMERIVPVLHPTYWNVPDEISAYVVKPPDITVHAGRPKLSRARSAVEGLPNSGPPNSGTPNSRPQVCSRCKGGGHNARRCKAQVGPLDLNVPVEGVEQPPDARRRRKKKAEFVGVEHTLGMHVLKMLGCE from the exons ATGATCAGTGGTATTCAA AATATCGAAATAGATGATGATGTACTGTTCATGGTTAATGAAAGGTCCAGTGTGTCCTCTGAGGAAAGGAAGCATGTGGATGGGGCAGGCCAGCTGAGGTTTAATGAAGCT ATGTCGTTTCAAGCAATCGTTATACGACACAGTGGTCAGTGGAAATTAACCGAGTATGAAGGTGGCGATGAGGTTGTCGTGTACATGTCTAAGGAAGACCTTTGTCATGCGAAGTTGATGCAAGAGGTGCACGATCAATTAAACGAGGATGGTCGATCCACTTATATGCTTTTCTACACATCGACCACGGACGAAGGGCGAAAAATAAAAGTGGCTTTGAAGACTGATTCGGATTTGAACCGGCTGATTTCCGAGCATAAGAAATATCTCGTTGTTTACGTGATCGAGAAGGGCAAACAATCTGCGGCTCCGGTTCCTCAGACTCAAGAGCGGGTATATTATGAGGGACATCGGTCTACTGTGTTTCCTATTGAGACGGACATTGGAAGAAGTATCCCTACACACGATGATAGTAGGGACGATTCATCGTCgcaggaggaggaagacgagtctgagtcttcggatgaggaagaagaggcgATACGACGCAGAGAGATATTGGATTCAGTGTCGACTGAACAGGAAGCGTGGAGACAGACAGGGCCTCAGAATTTCACATCGGATGATCAGCCCGATGTCGAGCCTTTTGTTGGAGTTCAGCAGCTTGAGGCACGTGATTGGGGGATTCCAGTCCTCGATTTTGACGATGCGCCGGCATTAGGTTGGGAGGATTCTAACGTATTGGAGAGCGGGATATTATCAGTGGGGGCTCTATTCCGGTCGAAGGATGATTTGGCAATCGCTGTTGGCCTGTACCATATGGAGAATCACGTGGAGTACGCCGTGCATCGTTCCAGTACGACCCGTTTGTGGTTTGTTTGCAAGAATGGCAACGGTTGTCCGTTCATGCTGCGAGCCGTTCAGAGTGCATCGATCTGGAGAGTGATCAAGGTGGTGATGGATCATACCTGCCACACGGATTTGAATCGCACTGCCCCGAGACAGATTCCGGCGAGGGTTGTTGGAAGATATTTTGCACGAAAATTGGTAGGCGAGGGGGTCGTTTTGAAGCCGAATGAGATGATGTCAGAAATGCAGCGCTTATTCGGTATTGAGATCAATTACAGCTTCGCTCTCCGTGCAAGAAACATCGCGATTGAGATGACGTATGGTGATTTTGGGAACTCATATCAGATGCTCCCATCGTATTTGTATATGCTGAGAATGAGTAATACCGGCACATTATACGACCTTGAGATGAAGGATGATGGCAAGTTCCATCATATGTTTGTTTCACTTGGACAGAGCGTGGCTGCCTTTGAGAAGGGTTACTTGAGGCCGGTCATCGTCGTAGACGGGACCAATCTGAAGGGAAGGAACGGCGGCATTTTGTTCGTCGCTGTTACAAAGGATGGGAACGAAGCAATATTTCCTCTCGCAGTTGGGCTTGGTCCTATCGAGAACGACGAGTCTTGGACTTGGTTCTTCCACCGACTGCGGACTTGCTTTGGTCAGCCGGATGATCTCTTGATTGTGTCTGATCAGCACAAGAGCATCAGAAATGCTGTGGAGTGTGTCTACCCGAACGTCCTTCACGGGTTGTGCTATTACCATATCCAGAAGAATCTCGCGCATTATGGGCAGCATGTAGCTGCAGTCTTCAAAGCAGCGGCATATTCCTATCGATCAGACGATTTTCAAAGGAATTTTTCTGCGCTTCAAGTACTGAAAGTCAACGCGCACACACGCCTCGACACTATTGGTGTGGAGAGATGGGCCAGGTCCAAGTGCCCTGTACGACGCACGAGCTTCATGACGTCGAATGCTGCCGAGACGATGAACAGTAGACTGTTGTGGGCACGACGCCTCCCGGTTGCTTCATTGATCGAGACCTATCGAGCCATTATGGAGAAATGGTTCGATAGGCGACGCATCTCGGCTGCATCGAGGTCACATGAGTTGACTGAGGTAGTAGAGGGAAAGTTGCATGTGGCTGTCGAAGCGGGTCGGCAATTGGCTGTTCGAGGGACGACGACGCACATGtttagtgttgaggatgatCATGCATTCTACATTGTCGATCTCGAGAATCGGACTTGTAGTTGTGCTCAGTTCGACCTGGATGACATTCCGTGTCGTCATGCTTGTGCCGCTATTAG GCGTGCAGGACTGCAAGTCACGGATTTTGTTGGAGGATATTTCAAACAATCCGTGTTGTTGGCCACATATATGGAGCGTATTGTTCCCGTTCTACATCCTACGTATTGGAATGTGCCCGATGAGATATCAGCCTATGTTGTGAAACCCCCGGATATCACGGTCCATGCGGGACGACCGAAGTTGAGTAGGGCTCGTTCAGCAGTTGAGGGTCTTCCTAATTCGGGTCCTCCTAATTCGGGTACTCCTAATTCTCGACCTCAAGTATGCTCACGTTGCAAGGGTGGAGGTCACAATGCCCGGAGATGCAAAGCGCAAGTGGGACCATTGGACTTGAACGTGCCGGTGGAGGGTGTCGAGCAACCACCCGATGCACGAAGGCGACGAAAGAAGAAAGCGGAATTTGTAGGAGTGGAACACACACTAGGAATGCATGTCCTCAAAATGTTGGGTTGTGAGTGA